The Chordicoccus furentiruminis DNA window GCGAATATGTCAAACGGCTCAGCCGCTACGCCCGCGTCTCCATTGAGGAGGTCGCCGACGAGAAGACGCCGGACGGAGCCGCGGCCGGCGAAAACGCCTCCATTCTGACGCAGGAGGGCGGACGCATCCTGAGCCGCCTGTCCCCGTCTGACCATGTCATCGCCCTCGCGATCCGCGGGACGCCCTGTACGTCGGAAGCCTTCGCTTCGCATCTTGGCGGTATGATGACGAACGGCGTGAGTAGCATCACCTTCGTCATCGGCGGGTCGCTGGGACTGGACCCGCGGGTACTGGCGCGCGCGGACGAGCAGCTCAGCTTTTCGTCCTTCACCTTCCCGCATCCTCTGATGCGGGTCATCCTCTGCGAGCAGATCTACCGTGCATTCCGCATTATTCGTCACGAACCCTACCACAAGTAACCGCCCTGCCTTCCCAGGGCTGTTTCATGAAGAGAAATTAAGATAGGTTACATCTCAGTTTTTATCGGGGATAGCGATTGATATACATGTCAATTGCTACCCTCGATTTTTTTGCATTGTAGAGGTATAATGTCTTTATAGTATAGGTATATGCCACCTATACAGAAAGGAGGCATTATGCAGAAGCTGGATAAAGTCTATCCAGAGTGGGTGCAGAAGTTTCGGACGAAAGGAACTACTGTGAAGAAAAAAGGAGACGCTTATTATCTTTACAAGCGTACTTCAAAACGTGTGCCTGGCAAAAAATACCCGCAGCCGGTCGACCGTTATCTCGGAAAGATCACACCGGACGGAGTGATCAAAAGTGACATGAGGAAAGTATCTGTCAGTTCCATTGAGGTAAAGGAATACGGTTTTTCAAAAGCAGTATGGGATCTTTGCCCGGAAGATTGGAAAAAACCTCTTGGGGATGATTGGGAAGATGTCCTTCGGATCCTGATCAAAAAGGATTCTCCGAATACATTTCTGGGAAAGGAGTATGTCATCAAAGATGAGGATGAATTCCGCTATCAGTTCGCGGCGCAGAAGTCATCTCTCATCCGGCGGATCTTCAAGGCAACGGGGATCGAATGGGAAGAACTCACTTCCCTGAATACGATATATAAAGTTTATCTGGAGAAAGAGGCAGTCATCTCCAGGATCACATCCGAGCAGAAAGCCCTGTTGGAACGGGCCGGGATAGAACTGGAGGTCGGCTAAGCTGTTGGGGCTGCCTGCTATGTAAGGCCGTTGATCGAGTTCCTTCGGACAGTTCCGGACCCAAGAAAAGAACGGAACCGGCGCCACGACCATGCGGAGATACTGCTGTGCCTGGCTATAGGATATGCGGCGGGAAAGACATCCTATCGCAGGGCGATGGAGTGGTGCGAACGCCATATATCATTTCTCCGTACAGGGATGACATTGAAAAACGGGGTCCCATCCGTATCAACGGTCAGCAGGCTGATGTCTTCGATCGACGAGGAGTTGTTTCTTTATGCCTTTATGGAATGGATCGGAGAGATCCTGGACTCACGGGGACTGCATCTGATCATTGATGGGAAAGCGCTGCGCGGGGCAACATCAAAGGTCCGGGGCGAACGGACCCCTATGATCATGAATGTGATCGACGCGCAGACGAAGCTCGTACTGTGCCAATATCCCATTGATTGTAAGGAAAACGAATGCGCGGCGATACCGAAGTTACTGAAGCTGCTGAATATCCGGGGAAGTACAGTGACTATAGACGCGATCGGCACCAATACTGGTATCATGGAGCAGATCGTGCAGGCGGGCGGTCATTATGTATTGACCGTAAAAAGGAACAATCCAGAGACATATGAAGATCTGGTCAGAACTTTTCAGGAACTGGGAAAGACCTACGAAGACAGTCAGGCAGATGGATCCTGTAAAAAGCGGTACCAGGAACTCCTCGCAAAGTATGAGCAGGATGACCACTATGAAAAAAACAGGGAACGGCATGAACATCGATACTACCAGGTGTGTCATGACCCGACGGTATTGGAACGGACCATGAGGGACTGGGGATCTGTAAAAACGGTCGGATGTGTACGGCAGATACGGATACCAGTCCGGAGAAATGAGAAAGGCGAGGAGACAACGCCAGATGAAAAGACATTTTTACAAAACAGGGAAAAAACAATAGGGGCAGACGCTGATGACGGGAGATCGGCAAAGGTCCAGATGGTCGGGGTGGTATCAGACAGAGAGCTCAGTCTGGATGAGATGGCAAAGATCAAACGGCAGCACTGGATGATAGAGAACAGTCTTCATCATGTGCTGGACGATACATTCCGGGAAGATCGCTCACCAGCTAAAAGATCCAGGAATAATCTGGCCCTGATCAGAAAGATCAGTTATAACGTGTTGAGGATAGCCTTTAAGGAAGAAATATCCCCAGGCGTTATGACTGAAAGGATGGACATATTTGCTGATAGTCCGGATCTGATCACGAAATATTTCTTCTCACCCATACTGAGCCTCAATTAAAGTATAGGTAATCCGGAAGGCTCTGTAAAGGTAGAGAGGGGTATTTTGCGCTTTTTCATGAGGGAAAAAGGGTGATATTCCGGACGCACCCGCCCAATAAGGAAGAAACGTCGCGGAAGCGACGTTTCTAGGAATCAAACCCGCCCGTCCGGAGCAGGGGAATGTAAAAATGACGTGATTCATAGTATAAAGCGGGTCGGAACAGTATTCATGAAACAACCCTGCTGCCTTCCCGGGCCGGTGGATTTTCGCCTTTCGTCGTGATAGAATATGAAAGGACTACGCCCGGAAGAAGGACCGGTCCGGAAAGGGAACATTTCTTTGGGAGAACTCACGGAATCAGAAATGGAACTGCCCGCGGGGCAGGCAAAAAACATTTTCGGCCAGCTTGACCGCAATCTGCGGCAGATTGAGGACGCACTGCACGTCAGCATCATCCCCCGCGGCGGTATCGTCAAGATCCGGGGCCGCCGCGAGGATGTGGCGGAGACGATGCAGGTTCTATCCACGCTGCGGATTCTTGCGGAGCGCGGCGGCGACATTTCCACTCAGCAGGTCACTTACGCGCTCACGGCGCAGGGCGGAGAGGAACGTGCCTCTCTGCTTTCTGCGGATGAGGACATCATCATCCACACAGCCGCCGGACGTCCGGTCAAACCGAAAACGCCCGGACAGAAGCGGTATGTGGACTCCATCCGCGACAATATGATCACATTCGGCATCGGACCGGCCGGAACCGGCAAGACCTATCTCGCGATGGCGATGGCGATCCGGGCATTCCGCGCGGAGGAGGTCACACGGATTATCCTCACCCGCCCCGCCATTGAGGCCGGCGAAAAACTTGGCTTCCTTCCCGGCGACCTGCAGAGCAAGATTGATCCTTACCTCCGGCCTCTGTACGATGCGCTCTATGACATCATGGGCGCGGAGGCCTTCATGAAGCACTCGGAGAGAGGCGAGATCGAGGTCGCGCCCCTTGCCTACATGAGAGGACGGACGCTGGACAATGCGTTCATCATTCTGGATGAAGCGCAGAACACAACGCCTTCCCAGATGAAAATGTTCCTGACACGGATCGGCTTCGGCTCCAGGGTTGTCGTAACCGGTGACCGGACACAGAAGGATCTGCCGTCCGGTACGGTGAGTGGGCTCGATGTGGCCGCCCGCGTGCTCGGCCGCCTCGATGAGATCGGATTCTCCGAGCTGACCTATCGCGACGTGGTCCGCCATCCTCTGGTGCAGAAGATTGTGGAAGCCTATGAATCATATGAAAAGCGTGAAAGCGGACGGGTGCGCGCACGCGCCGTCCATGCCGCTGGGAGGAGAGGGCCTGATGGTCACCGTATGGACAGAGAACACCTATGATGGGAAGGATTTCCGCTCCGTTCTGCCGTTCGATTTCGAATCGGTCGCGACGGAGGTGGCAGGAGAGGTTCTCCGCCGGGCCGGATGCCCATTTGACGCAGAGGTCAGTCTGACACTGGTGGATGATGAGACGATGCACCGGATCAACCGCGAAACACGGGGCGTCGACCGCACGACAGACGTGCTGTCTTTTCCTGCGGTCGCCTACACCTCGCCGGCCGCCTTCCGTGAAGCGGAGCAGGACCGGGCCGGCTCCTTCGATCCGGAATCAGGCCGGCTCATGCTCGGAGACATCCTGATCTCAGTCAGGAAGGTAGCGGAGCAGGCTGAGGCCTACGGTCACAGCACCCGGCGCGAGTTCGCCTTCCTTGTGGCTCACAGCACGCTTCATCTGATCGGCTACGATCACATGACGCCGGAGGAAGAAACCATCATGTTCGCGAAGCAGGAAGAGGCGCTTGAGAGTCTCGGCATCGGGCGGGACTCTGACTGACCGGAATCAGGAACAGACGTCTCCGCACAGCCCGACGCCATCTGGTGTGCCGCAGCGCATCCGCCGTCAGACGGGAAGCGCGGCAGGAAGGGAAGAAGTCTATGATCATAATGAAATCCGCTGCTGCCGGTCTTCTGGCCGGTCTTCTGGCCGCCGGCATGCTTGCACCGGTCTCCGCATCCGCCAGTCAGGAACTGGTGGGCAGCGCCGGCGCTGCAGATTCGTCATCTTTTTCATCCGCTTCGGGTGAAGCCCGGCAGGAAGCCGCCGCCCGGGAGGAAACGATTCCGGACGGACAGATGAAAAGCCGTCTTACCGGTGAATATGTCTCCGAGGAGGAAGGCATGCGCCGCCCGGTCGCGTTCATGATCGACAATGTGAAGGACGCGGATCCGCCCAGCGGGATCAGCAGCGCCTCGGTCTACTACGAGTGTGAGGTCGAATCCGACCTGAGCCGCATCTGCGCGGTATTCGGTGACGGCGCGTGGGACCAGGAGGGAAAGATCGGGCCGCTCCGCAGCTGCCGGGACTATTTCATCAGCCTCGTCGCCGGTCTTGATCCCATCTATGAGCATTACGGTCAGGCCGCCTACGCGCTTCCCTACCTCGAATCGGACGATGTGGACAACATCAGCGGCCTGATGAGCTACAGCTATGATGCCTTCTACCGGGACGGACCTCACGCAGCGCCTCACAACGCCTACACTTCCGGAGAAGGAATCAACACCCTGATCGGTGAGCTCGGCTACCGCACGGCATACCGCGACGGCTCCTTACCGGAACTGACCTTCCGCGCGGTCGGCGATGACGTGACGCCGGACGGCCGCGACGCCTCCTATGTCGCACTCGGCTATCCGTTCAATCAGCCCGTCTTCACCTACCACGCCGAGGACGGCTGCTATTTCCGCAGCCAGTACGGCCATGAACATACGGATCTGGAAACCGGAAGCCAGCTGTATGTGAAGAATATCATTCTTGAATACCAGAACGCGGCCAATTATCAGAACAGCTCCTACAAGCACTACGAGACGACCGGCAGCGGAAAGGGAAAATATATCACAAACGGGAAGGCGGTGGATATCACCTGGGAGCGCGACAGCTTCTATTCTCCGGTCGTCTACCGCACAGCGGACGGAAATGTGCTGCGTCTCAACCCGGGCAAAACATGGGTCGCCGTCATCCGGAAGGACCAGCTCAATCAGTGCCGGATCGGCGCGGACGAATCTTCGGCATCCGCTGTCGAGGATGCCGGCACCATCGCGGAGCAGAAGCAGGAGATGGACGCCTGGGTGTCCGAGTACAAGGCCGGCGAGGAAGCATATTTAAGCAAAATGGCGCAGCAGCGCTCGGACAATGTCGCGAAGCACGGCGGAACGAAGGTGGAGGTCGGCCTTTCGTAACCGGTCAGCCGCTCTGTCTTGCGATTTCCTACAACGAAAGGAGAAGCGATCGCTTTGCATCTTCGAGAACATCTGAAGGACCGCCGCCGGATCGTCATCAAGGTCGGATCCAGCTCGCTGGTTCATCCTGAAACCGGACGGCTGAACCTGCAGAAAATCGACATTCTGGTGAGAGAAGTCTCTGACCTTCGAAATCAGGGAAAGGATGTCGTCATCGTATCATCGGGGGCCATCGCGGTCGGAAGAGCCGCCATGGGACTCGGAGAGCTTCACTCCCTCCGGCAGAAGCAGGCGTGCGCCGCGATCGGTCAGGGGAAGCTGATGATGATCTATCAGAAATTCTTCTCCGAATACAGCCAGACCTCCGCCCAGCTTCTGCTGACAAAGCAGACCATCGTAAGCGACGAAAGCCGGACGAACGCCAGAAATACCTTCAGTGAGCTGTTCGCTCTCGGTGCGATCCCCATCGTCAATGAGAACGACACCGTGGAAACCTATGATATTCGTTTCGGCGACAATGACCGCCTCTCGGCCATCGTAACGGCGCTGATTCACGCGGACCTTCTGATTCTGCTCTCCGACATCCGCGGACTCTACACGGACGACCCTAAGCGGAATCCGGACGCGGTTTTCATCAGAGAGGTCGATGTGCTCGATGACCGTCTTCGCGGGATGGCGAAGGATACGGCCGGAAGCCGGTTCGGCACCGGGGGGATGGCCACCAAACTGGCGGCGGCTGATATCGCCACCGCTGCCGGAGCGGACATGATCATCGCGGGCGCAGAGGATTTTCGTATCATTCACCGCCTGATCGGCGGGGCGGAAGAGGGTACGCTGTTCCATGCCCATCCCCATGAGTCACGTCTCATCAACGACCTGCTCGGGAAGCGGGAAGATCCGTCGTAAACATCCGAAAAATCCGCGGCCGGAGCGGCCGCAAAGCGAAAGGAGCGGCGTATGACAAAGCGGGAAATCCGGTCACAGATTCTGGTCGAACGGCGGCGCATCCCTCCGCTGATGCTGGAGCAGCGTTCCGGCATCATCCGGAAGAAACTGATGAAGGAGCCTGTATGGAAGAATGCCGGCAGCATTTTCTGCTACGTCTCCCTTGCTGACGAAGTGGTGACCATCCCGCTGATTCAGGCGGCGTGGGCGGAAGGAAAGAAGGTCGCGGTGCCGCGGTGCGAGGGCCGTGACATGGTCTTCATCACTCTCACCTCCTTTGACTGTCTTGCCCCCGGCATTCACGGAATCCCCGAACCGGTCGGAGGGACGACGGAGGAGAATGATGCCGCTCTCATCATCATGCCCGGCGTGGCCTTCGACGTGAACCGGCACAGGGTCGGCTACGGCGGAGGATTCTACGACCGCTACCTCGAGGCCCACCCGGATAACCCGACGGCGGCGGTTGCATTCGACTTCTCCGTTCTGACGGAGGTTCCGTCCGGTCCGGATGACAAGAGACCCGATCTGATCGTCACGGACAGGAGAATCATCCGGTAATCACATGCATATCCGGCACATAAGTCGGAGACTGGAGGCGCTGATATGACACTCGAAGAGATCGGCCGGATGGCACGGGCGGCGATGCCTGCTGTCTCAGGCCTCGGAACGGATCAGAAAAACGCCGTTTTGCGAGATGCAGCAGACCGGCTTGAACGCCGTTCGGCGGAGCTTCTGGCGGCGAACGGGGAGGACCTCCGGGCAGCCCGGGAATCCGGCATGCCCGACGGACTCTACGACCGACTGAAGCTGACCGCGGAACGGATTCACGGCATGGCGGACGGGCTGCGTGCCGTAGCTCAGCTCGAGGATCCCATCGGGTCGGTCCGTGACATGCGCAGGCGGCCGAACGGCCTTGAGATCGGCCGGATGACCGTGCCGATCGGCGTCATCGGCGTGATCTACGAGGCGCGGCCCAACGTGACCTCGGATGTCTTCGCGCTCTGCTTCAAGACCGGGAATGTCTCCATTCTGAAGGGCGGAAGCGACGCGATTCACTCGAACATCGCCATCGTCCGCGTGCTGAAGGACACGCTAAAGGCCCATGGCGTCACGGACGGCGCACTGTCACTGATCACGGATACTTCCCGTGAGGCGACTGTCTCGTTCATGCACATGGATTCCTATGTGGATCTTCTGATCCCTCGCGGCGGTGCCGGCCTCATCCGCACCGTTGTGAAGGAAAGCTCGATCCCCGTGATTCAGACCGGTACCGGCAACTGTCATGTCTATGTCGATGAAACCGCAGACATCGGGATGGCTGTCCGGATCATCTTCAACGCCAAGACGCAGCGGATCGGCGTCTGCAACGCGGAGGAATCACTGGTGGTTCACAGGGACATCGCACCGGCGCTCCTGCCGGCTCTGGAGGCAAGGCTTTCAGAGAAGCATGTGGAGCTGCGGGCGGATCCGGAGGCCGCCTCTCATCTCCGCTGCTCTGTCCCGGCGACAGAGGAGGACTGGGGAAAAGAGTATCTCGACTACATTCTCTCGATCCGGACTGTCTCCTCGATCGAAGAGGCGATCGCTCACATCAACCGGTACAACACCGGTCACTCCGAGACGATCGTGACCCGAAGCTACGCCCACGCGCAGCAGTTTCTCCGGGAGGTCGATGCGGCGGCCGTCTACGTCAACGCCTCCACCCGCTTCACAGACGGATTTGAATTCGGCTTCGGAGCCGAGATCGGCATCAGCACGCAGAAGCTTCACGCAAGAGGCCCGATGGGGCTTGACGCGCTGACAACCTACAAATACATCATCTACGGTAATGGCCAGATCAGGGAATAAATGACAGAAGGAAAAAGGACGAACGCCTCCGGCGCGGAGGAAAGACAGAAGGAGTATATGGACAGAGCTCATGACGCGCTCGCAGTCATCACAAGGGCCCACGGACGGCCGATGCGCGCGTCGGTCGTCACCTTCGGGTGCCAGATGAACGCACGCGACTCCGAGAAGCTGCGCGGTATTCTTTCCGCGGTAGGATACGAGCTCACAGACAACGAGCTGGACGCCGACCTGGTGCTCTACAACACCTGTACGGTCCGCGAGAACGCCGATCTTCATGTTTACGGCCGTCTCGGCCGTCTCACCGGCCTTAAGGCCAGACGCCCGGATCTCATCGTCGGGCTCTGCGGCTGCATGATGCAGGAACCGGGGGTTGTCGCGAAAATCCGCCGCAGCTATCCGGTCGTCGATCTGATCTTCGGCACGCACAATCTCTTTACCTTTCCCGAACTGCTGTACCGGATTCTGACGGAAAAGAAACGGATCATCGATCTGTGGGAAGGAACCGACGCGATTGTCGAGAACCTGCCGGTAAAGCGGACCTATCCATTCAAATCCGGCGTCAACGTGATGTTCGGCTGCAACAATTTCTGCAGCTACTGCATCGTCCCCTATGTGAGAGGACGGGAACGCAGCCGCAGGCCGGAGGACATTCTCAGCGAGATCCGCGGGCTCGCCGGCGACGGTGTCCGCGAGATCATGCTGCTGGGGCAGAACGTCAATTCATACGGGAAGACGCTGGAGCGTCCCTTCTCCTTCGCCCGGCTGCTCCGGGAGGCGGCGGCCGTCGACGGCATCGACCGGATCCGCTTCATGACCTCCCATCCGAAGGATCTCTCCGACGAACTGATCGAAGCCATCGCGGAGACGCCGAAGGTCTGCCGTCACCTGCATCTGCCGGTGCAGTCCGGCAGCTCACGGCTGCTCCGGGCCATGAACCGGCATTATACGCGGGAGGATTACCTCGCGCTCGTGAAAAAAATCAGGGCGGCCGTCCCGGATATTTCGCTGACGACCGACATCATCGTCGGCTTCCCTGGAGAGACAGAGGAGGACTTCCGGGATACGCTGAGCCTCGTCGAGGAAGTCGGATACGACAGCTGCTTCACCTTCCTCTACTCGAAACGGACCGGCACCCCGGCCGCGTCGATGGAGGATCAGGTGCCGGAGGATGTGGCGCATGAGCGCTTTGACCGGCTTCTGGCCGTCGTGAAGCGAACCGGAGAGGCGGCCTCCTCGCGCTTTCAGGGAGAAACCCATGACGTGCTGGTGGAGGAGCTAAACAAGGAGCCGGGCTATGTGACGGGACGGATCTCACAGAATATCGTGGTTCATGTGCCCGGCACGAAAGAGGACATCGGCCGGATCATCCCGGTCGTCCTTGACGACTGCCGCGGGTTCTACTATTTCGGGACCCGGGCTGACCTGCACTGAAAAAACGGAAACACCGCCGGGTCAGACAGAGTGCTGCCTGGCCCGGATTAAGAAAGGCGGGACGGAAACTGCATGGCATTATCCCCGATGATGCAGGAATATCTGACGACAAAGGAAAAATATAAGGACTGCATCCTGATGTACCGCATCGGTGATTTCTTCGAGATGTTCTTCGACGATGCGAAGCTGGTTTCAAGAGAACTCGAACTGACGCTGACAGGCAAGGACTGCGGCCTTGAGGAACGCGCCCCCATGTGCGGGGTGCCTTTTCATGCCGTTGATTCGTATGTGGCCCGTCTCGTCAGCAAGGGATACAAGGTCGCGCTCTGCGACCAGGTAGAGGACCCGAAGCAGGCAAAGGGACTGGTGAAGCGGGAAGTGACCCGCATCGTGACGCCGGGCACCAACATGGATCAGTCATTTCAGGACGCCGGACGCAACAACTATCTGATGTCCGTCGTCTGCACGGAGGACCGGTACGGGATCGCCACGTCGGATATCTCGACAGGTGAATTTCTCCTGACCGAGACGGACAGCCTCGCCCGTCTGAAGGACGAGATCGGGAAACTGGCGCCGTCGGAGATTATCTGCAACGAGCCGGTCCTGATGTCCGGCCTCGACACAGAGGACCTGAAAGGACGTCTGGGCATCATGGTCCATGCCCTCGACGACCGTTATTTCGAGGATGAATCCTGTGAGATGACGCTTCGGGACCACTTCCATGTCGCTTCGATGGAAGGGCTCGGTATCCGGGAATTTCCCTGCGGCATCGCGGCGGCCGGCGCGCTTCTGAAATATCTCTTTGAGACCCAGAAGACGGATCTGAGCCATATCACCCAGATCACCTCCTACCGCACCAATGCCTCGATGGTGCTCGGATCCGCGACGATGCGGAACCTGGAACTGACGGAGACACTCCGCGAGAAGGAGAAGAAGGGATCGCTTCTCTGGGTGCTTGACCGGACGAAAACCGCCATGGGCGCGCGCCTCCTCCGGAAATGGATCGAGCAGCCTCTGATTCACAGGAAGGAAATCGACGGGCGGCTCGACGCCGTCGAGGCCGTCTTCAATAACGAAATCTCCGCCGCTGAGCTCAGGGAGTATCTCGGCCCGGTCTACGATCTGGAACGGCTCTGCGGACGGCTCAGCTTCAGGAGCGCCAATCCGAGGGATCTGGTGGCCCTCCGGAGCTCGCTGCAGATGCTTCCGCCGATCCGGTCGATGCTGAAGGAATTTCCCTGTGCGCTGTTCGCCCGCTTCGACGAAAAATTCGACCCGCTCGACGATCTCTGCCAACTGCTGACGGACGCCATCGCGGACGATCCTCCGATGGCGATGAAGGAGGGAGGCATCATCCGGGACGGCTACTCGGAGGAGGTCGACACCTACCGGAAGGCACGGACGGACGGCCACCAGTGGCTGGCCGATCTGGAGGCAAGAGAAAGGGAGCGCACCGGCATCCACACACTGAGGGTCAAGTACAACCGGGTCTTCGGGTACTGCATCGAGGTTTCCAATTCCTTCAGGGACAAGGTTCCCCCGGACTATGTCCGGAAGCAGACACTGGTCAGCGGCGAGCGCTACACCACGCAGGAGCTGAAGGAACTGGAGAACCGGATTCTTGGCGCCGAGGATCATCTGAACTCACTTGAATACTCGATATTCGACAGCGTCCGGAGCACTGCACTCGAGGCCATCGTCCGGATCCAGAAAACCGCCCATATTGTCGCACAGATCGATGTGCTTCAGTCCTTCGCCTTTGTCGCCCGGCGCAGCGGCTACACAAGGCCGGTGATCCGGGAAGACGGTGTCATTAATATCAAAGACGGCCGTCATCCGGTGGTAGAACGCATGATGACCGGAAGCAGCGGCTTCGTGCCGAACGATACGAAGCTGGACAACCGCTCGAAGCGGCTCTCCATCATCACCGGTCCGAATATGGCCGGCAAGTCCACCTACATGCGGCAGACCGCTCTCATTGTGCTGATGGCGCAGATCGGAAGCTTTGTTCCCGCCTCTTCCGCCGAAATCGGCATCGTGGACCGGATCTTCACCCGGGTCGGCGCCTCGGACGACCTCGCGAGCGGGCAGAGTACTTTTATGGTTGAGATGACCGAGGTCGCGAACATTCTCCGAAACGCCACCGCCAACAGCCTGCTGATTCTGGACGAAATCGGCCGCGGCACCTCCACCTTCGACGGCCTTGCCCTCGCCTGGGCGATCATCGAGTACATCGCCGACCGCCGCCTGATCGGAGCAAAGACGCTGTTCGCCACTCACTATCACGAGCTGACCGAGCTGGAGGGGAAGATTGACGGAGTCAACAACTACTGCATCGCAGTCCGGGAGAGCGGAGACGGCATCGTCTTTCTCCGGAAGATCATCCGCGGGGGCGCGGACAAGAGCTACGGAATTCAGGTAGCCCGTCTGGCCGGCGTCCCGGAAGCGGTGCTGACCCGCGCCGACGAGCTGGTCGGCCAGCTCTCTCAGGCAGACATCACCGGAGCTGTGGAGACAATGGCCGTCTCCCAGAAAAAGAAGGCGAAGCCGGTGCACTACGACGACGTGGATATGGGCCAGATGTCCTTCTTCAGCACGGTATCGGACGATGATGTGCTGAAGGAACTGCGGGAGATCGACATTCAGACACTGACACCCATCGACGCGCTGAACGAGCTGTACCGGCTTCAGAACAAACTGAAAAACCGGTGGAAAAACGGTTCGAAGGAAGGGGAGAGGTCCTAAACGCGTATGAATCAGATTCATGTTCTCGACCAGAAGACGATCGACCAGATCGCAGCCGGCGAGGTTGTGGAACGGCCGGCCTCGGTGGTCAAGGAACTCGTTGAGAATGCAATCGACGCCGGAGCCACCCGGATCAACGTCGAAATCCGGGACGGGGGGATCCGTCTGATCCGTGTCACCGACAACGGGCGCGGCATCGCGGAGGAGGATATTCCGCTTGCCTTCCTGCGTCATGCCACCAGCAAGATCACGGATGCCTCCGACCTTACATCCCTGTTCACGCTGGGCTTCCGGGGAGAGGCGCTTTCCAGTATTGCCGCCGTGAGCCGGGTGGAGCTGATCACGAAAACGGCCGACGCCCTTTCCGCCGCCCGTTATCTGATCGAGGGCGGACGGGAGAAGCTGAAGGAGGAGGTCGGAGCGCCGGACGGGACAACCTTTGTGGTCCGCGATCTGTTCTATAACACGCCGGCCCGCGCCCGCTTCCTCAAGACGCCGCTGACCGAAGCCTCTCACGTTGGCGCCATTGTGGAACAGCTGACGCTCGCCAATCCTCAGATTGCCTTCAGCTTTCTCGTAAACGGCCAGAGAAAACTGGCTTCGTCCGGCAACGGCAGTCTCCGCGACGCGATCTTCGGTATCTACGGGCGCAGTCTGGTGGATGAGCTGGCGGAACTGGATTCGGAAGAGGACGGCATCGGCATCCGCGGCTATATCGGAAAGCC harbors:
- a CDS encoding glutamate-5-semialdehyde dehydrogenase, producing the protein MTLEEIGRMARAAMPAVSGLGTDQKNAVLRDAADRLERRSAELLAANGEDLRAARESGMPDGLYDRLKLTAERIHGMADGLRAVAQLEDPIGSVRDMRRRPNGLEIGRMTVPIGVIGVIYEARPNVTSDVFALCFKTGNVSILKGGSDAIHSNIAIVRVLKDTLKAHGVTDGALSLITDTSREATVSFMHMDSYVDLLIPRGGAGLIRTVVKESSIPVIQTGTGNCHVYVDETADIGMAVRIIFNAKTQRIGVCNAEESLVVHRDIAPALLPALEARLSEKHVELRADPEAASHLRCSVPATEEDWGKEYLDYILSIRTVSSIEEAIAHINRYNTGHSETIVTRSYAHAQQFLREVDAAAVYVNASTRFTDGFEFGFGAEIGISTQKLHARGPMGLDALTTYKYIIYGNGQIRE
- the miaB gene encoding tRNA (N6-isopentenyl adenosine(37)-C2)-methylthiotransferase MiaB; this encodes MTEGKRTNASGAEERQKEYMDRAHDALAVITRAHGRPMRASVVTFGCQMNARDSEKLRGILSAVGYELTDNELDADLVLYNTCTVRENADLHVYGRLGRLTGLKARRPDLIVGLCGCMMQEPGVVAKIRRSYPVVDLIFGTHNLFTFPELLYRILTEKKRIIDLWEGTDAIVENLPVKRTYPFKSGVNVMFGCNNFCSYCIVPYVRGRERSRRPEDILSEIRGLAGDGVREIMLLGQNVNSYGKTLERPFSFARLLREAAAVDGIDRIRFMTSHPKDLSDELIEAIAETPKVCRHLHLPVQSGSSRLLRAMNRHYTREDYLALVKKIRAAVPDISLTTDIIVGFPGETEEDFRDTLSLVEEVGYDSCFTFLYSKRTGTPAASMEDQVPEDVAHERFDRLLAVVKRTGEAASSRFQGETHDVLVEELNKEPGYVTGRISQNIVVHVPGTKEDIGRIIPVVLDDCRGFYYFGTRADLH
- the mutS gene encoding DNA mismatch repair protein MutS; the encoded protein is MALSPMMQEYLTTKEKYKDCILMYRIGDFFEMFFDDAKLVSRELELTLTGKDCGLEERAPMCGVPFHAVDSYVARLVSKGYKVALCDQVEDPKQAKGLVKREVTRIVTPGTNMDQSFQDAGRNNYLMSVVCTEDRYGIATSDISTGEFLLTETDSLARLKDEIGKLAPSEIICNEPVLMSGLDTEDLKGRLGIMVHALDDRYFEDESCEMTLRDHFHVASMEGLGIREFPCGIAAAGALLKYLFETQKTDLSHITQITSYRTNASMVLGSATMRNLELTETLREKEKKGSLLWVLDRTKTAMGARLLRKWIEQPLIHRKEIDGRLDAVEAVFNNEISAAELREYLGPVYDLERLCGRLSFRSANPRDLVALRSSLQMLPPIRSMLKEFPCALFARFDEKFDPLDDLCQLLTDAIADDPPMAMKEGGIIRDGYSEEVDTYRKARTDGHQWLADLEARERERTGIHTLRVKYNRVFGYCIEVSNSFRDKVPPDYVRKQTLVSGERYTTQELKELENRILGAEDHLNSLEYSIFDSVRSTALEAIVRIQKTAHIVAQIDVLQSFAFVARRSGYTRPVIREDGVINIKDGRHPVVERMMTGSSGFVPNDTKLDNRSKRLSIITGPNMAGKSTYMRQTALIVLMAQIGSFVPASSAEIGIVDRIFTRVGASDDLASGQSTFMVEMTEVANILRNATANSLLILDEIGRGTSTFDGLALAWAIIEYIADRRLIGAKTLFATHYHELTELEGKIDGVNNYCIAVRESGDGIVFLRKIIRGGADKSYGIQVARLAGVPEAVLTRADELVGQLSQADITGAVETMAVSQKKKAKPVHYDDVDMGQMSFFSTVSDDDVLKELREIDIQTLTPIDALNELYRLQNKLKNRWKNGSKEGERS